In Miscanthus floridulus cultivar M001 chromosome 8, ASM1932011v1, whole genome shotgun sequence, the sequence ccacacaaGGCACaggaaatcttgggacgagattttgttttatgggggtagatttgtaacaccattggtgttacactgtaaatcatttactaaaacatgtcatgagcatcatgttatgTGTTAATGCTTGTAATAAAGGTGTAAATCAATTCCAGTAACTCAAAATGATTGGCAAAAATGGGAAATGAAAGTTGATTTGATAgttatgttatatcacttagggtttaaaaccaatttttatcaaacaaaaataatatagaacatatatgcagtacttaaataaagttgaaagtacaaactttgtagatgacaatgaaatacttggtgttgATAAATAATGTTGCTAGCTTATATTTCTAAGGGTTTGGAAatgcaactagaaatagaaagtcATTCAACACTTAGAAGATTTCATGAACTTTTGGTGAGCTTGACCTTGCgatgtttggtaatttttgtacggCAATATGGTTAAGAAGTAGGGTAGCGTTATGGATTGTTTTAGTAGCCTTATGTACCCTCTAatgtatggtgaagatggtttgggtgtttggccaaccgattagttgatttggacgctttaaaaagtgtgcatgGCACGTCCTTGGTCGGTTTCCTCATGTAGGTATGGTCACCGCGCCCCAAAGCCGATGTCGGCACGCTAGCCATGGGCACGCATGCCTAGCCACGCTTGGCTAGCCGCTATGGTCGATAGCCCTAGCGCATAGCTGCCCTACCTCACTGCCACGCTGCTGCCATCGTAGTCCCATTGCGCACTGGGGCCAACCGCGTTCGCTCTGCTACGCTGCACTGCTCCACGAGACACGGGCGCCACTACTGCTTTCATCACATCACCATGCTACGTCGTTGGCTGCCTTGGTACTACACGCACAGGGTCATGACCCCCCACGTGCACCTGCTCCGCCTTCAGCCGTGTCCCGCCAAGGCTGCACAACGCCTCTCTACACCGCGCCTCTCTACACTATGCCACTGCCACTGCCGCCTTGCTCTACCCACACATGTAGCCATCCACCATCTCGTCTTGTCTCTCTCTATTGAATGGCTATGTGATGCAATGAGCCATCCTTCCTCCCACGCCCCCTCACGTGCCATTACTGCCGTCAGGGATGGTGGGCCAACATCCCCTCACGTGCATGGCTTCGCAATTCACACGCCTCGGTTCACTAGGGTCTGATTCATAGCACCTATAGCGACTCCATAAAGCTATCTAGTAGTGTCACCCTATCTGAGCCTCAGCTGAGCACTGTCGACCGCCAATTTGGTGTTTTACTCACCGCCGGTCGTCTCCGCCGCCACGCCTAACTTCGCTAGGGGTAAACCGGTATCCCTCGGTAGAGATTCAATTAGTTTCTCCTTTGAGCCTTCCTTGACCCCCTCATTTCCATGCTCGTGCCAGGTTCACCAGAGGCACTACCGATGACGTGTTGACACGAAGGTGCCACGCTCGGGGCACTGCCGCATCGCTCGGTCGCACGCGGTCAGCACTACTCAGGCCACCTCTGACCTAACCATCACCGTAGCCGTAACCAGGGTAAGATAGTGATGCTATAGCGCTAGCTAGTTCACCCCACAGTGGCTTAGGGTGGTCGGCATGGTCGCACCACTGTCGCGCATGCCCGCGTGCTGTGGTCACCACTCCCGCGAGCTCCGTCGCACCTgtaacctaggctagtgtaggTGCTAGGGTTGTAGATGGGGGTCGGCCCGTTAGTGGAGCCAGCGCGGGTCCTGGCTGCCCGGCATGGCCGTCCaatgccatcgccgccgcgccgccgcgcacGCGGGTGGCCGAGGACCATGCTGTTGTAAAGGAGGGGGGTTTGCGAGGGTTTTATTGAAAAGTTATGATATGTTGAAATAGCGCacatagtgttagtagtattatcGGAGAATGCGAGGGCATTTTTGAAAGTTGGTCGACACGCGCAGGCTCCCCCGTCGCGGGTCGTTTGCGCATGTGGGCCGCGTGGGTGGGCCACACGAGAAttggttttccttttttctagcaaattagcaaatgtttttctaatttagttttgagctaatctttgaaaaattatagtaaatcctataggtgtccaaaaatagtgacacaaaatttgttaggttaataaaaatgtgatctatctgttggtgtagttagtttatatttATATGTGAGAATGTTAGGTTCATTAaatcatttaggaaagcttagcattatttagattaatatttgtaggaatttttgtggcaaattggtaatagaggaccatgaaatttttatagtaggttcattgtattattatgaactcactgtaatttttgtagccttagaatatgttgagaaatatggtagctaagtactccttgttgtagtatataggaaatcgttaataagagtaagattatattttagttgctaagtagcacttgtaggtgaaaccctgctggtttgatgggaatgatgattagctcagtatcttagtcattagagctagcttagtggcttagtagatgtattcttacttTAAGAACTATTGTTGCCTtaatattaagtgttgcatcatcattgcatgcatgtagagaacgagttggtggagttcgtgaccgtaggcgagcaggagtacgaggaggtgattgaagagtatgaggaggaggtcccAAAGCCACCACTagctgactgagctgacaccgcgcctgcccaaggcaagccccggtgcataacccttattttgaataatcactggaaatatatatatgatgtgcatttacgttataggagttatattgaaactacatgcatagatacatctacctatgagtcctactggcttaggtcgagtagctgctatgcttaggtttttcggtagcgtgagtaacttgtcattactcacaataggtgattattattatcactctcatgataaaatggtgaaaggaaaaatggagaccgttcagggatatggtatgggtattgggggtgtaagaggttgtgtcccgcggccaatggGGCACAACTTGGTTACaatgttttccctgtccgtgtcggttaaggaccgatcgttgcattaggttctaggcaagtcacagacttattttcctgagcacatacttgtttatgggagtagggaaggctcggtgctctcttgtcatgggttttagctctttctggaccaactaattggaagcggggatggtggaggtctaagcaccgcactgagtccgggactcatgtgtgggggcttggagtccaagtttgaacgaggacctagaccccttgacaggagactGGTGGGtttgtcctgcttgtgcctggggtacaagcagggcgtgtgttttggggtacctagctaggcacattgattcacaaatcgctGGGTAATCCAGTATGGCTTGTTTATAGTCTAGcattgtagtaagaactggaagatgaaaaatggtgaaatggatctatttgctcaactcttgcttgaaagtagaacagatgcttacttagaatggctagataatgaactaatcatgactgctaataagaaacatacataaggatccactactagtaatgctttttgtaaaaagaaacccagcaacccataaagcttatcatatcctttagagtcaagaaattattcccactagttgggtaagtcttgcgagtacatcgtgtactcagagtttatttaccccgATTGCAAGTGCAGTTTGAAGAGtagttgttgtgtggaggattcttctgatgggcatagacggatccttgtattctaccgttagatgtttgttgtaattccgctgtttaaattccgcactctgaacttggtactatAATAAGGTATTTtgaagaactctggttgtatgaaatgaactaagtattgtaaactcgttctcattattagatcctagaggaaaaacgtggattatttgAGTTCTCCGTTAGGGTGTACTCGACGGAATCCGCCCAATgcagcttgctttcggggtgcttagtgtctagtggaagacgagcgcctctgaaggtgtgttatttcgggtggttctgccatagatgTCTGCACTAATTCATAACAAACATTGTTTGTCATGTCTAAAGCTATATATCATGATTGCTTCTTTGTCATTTGTGGTTGCCTGAAGAGTAGGTATAGGTGCCTAGGTATTCGTGTTATTTTCCTTAATTTGGTCACATTATTAATGGGCACATAACAATATTAACTTGCATTGATCTAGTTTGTGCCTAGAGTGTAGGTGTGGTGGGCACTTGTTGAAATCTAGTGCTGTAGGTAGCTCAAGTGAAGTCTGAAGTAAATATAATCAAACACGAAACTCAAAAAGAAACTAATTAACTCAAGTCTATTTTAAAGTTTTTATATGCATTGGATGGTTCTTCTGAGTTTTTTAGAGTCTTATTCAGAACGACTTAACGGCCATGTTTAAAGACTTTCATCTTGGAAGGCTCCTTCTCTTTAGCTTGAACTTTGGGACCATAGCCCTAATTACAAAGCAGAAGGAGGTCAATTAGATCCAGTAGTATAGGCCAATTTGCATGCTTAATGTTAGTTTCAAGATCTTTACAAAAGTCCTAGCTAATAGGTTGACAGGGGTAGCCAATAAAGTAGCGAGGCTATCGCAAACAACCTTTTTGCTAGGAAGAAGCATATTGGAGGGGCATGTGGTGTTGCATGAAACCATACAAAAGtttcataaaataaaaaagaatggTGTCATCCTCAAACTTGATTCTGAAAAGGCTTATGACAAAGTAATTTGGCCCTTTTTGCAATAAGTGTAAAGAATGATGGGTTTCTCTCCAGTGTGGTGTAAATGGATAAGAAAAAGTTGCTATCAAAGGAAGTGTAGGGGTTAAGGTGAATTAGGAAATTGGTCATAATTTTTAGACCAGAAAAGGCCTTAGATAGAAAGACCCTCTCTCATCCCCTATCCTTTTTTAATATAGTAGCATGTATATGTTGGCTATCCTTGTGGCCAGAGCTAAGATCAATGGCCAATTCAAGGGTATGGTGCCACACCTGGTGAATGATGGACTCTTGCAAATGATACTTTACTCTTTATGCAAAATAATATTGATGAAGCCAGGAACTTGAAGGTAGTACTAGGTGCTTTCGAGAAGTTGTCTATCTTGAAAATTAATTTCTATAAGAGTGAGTTGTTTTTCTTTGGCTTAGCTAGGGACCAGAGCAGTATAAAGAAGTTCACAGAGCTTTTTGGTTGCAAGGAAGGGAGCTTTCCATTTTGTTATTTAGGAATGCCAATGTATTTTCATATGTTATCAAATAAGGATGGGAATTCAGTGGAAGAGCATTTTGAAAAAAATGCTTAGGACATAGTTGGAAAGGAGAACTCCTATCTTCCAGTGGTAGACTAGTGTTGATTAACTCGGTTCTATCTAGTCTTTCCATGTTCATGATGTCCTTGTTTGTGGTTCCTAAAGGAGCACTTAAAAAGCTGGATTATTACAGATCCAGGCTTTTCTGACAATGTGATGAACTAAAGAAGAAGTATGGGCTTGCTAAGTGGAGTTTACTTTGCAAGCCAAGGAGCATGGGAGGTCTAGACGTCTTGAAATTTGCTCAAAATTGCTATCTGCTCAGTAAATGGTTGTTCAAGTTGTTGAATGAGGAGGGTCTTTGGCTGGAGGTGCTTAAAAATAAGAATTTAAAGGATAAGTGCTTGGAACCAGTGGTAATTAAAGAAGCCGAGTGATTCTCATTTTTGGGCAGGTCCTATGGACGTCAGACCTTATGCTAAAACATGGGAAGTTCAAGATAAATAATGGGAATGAGACTAGTTTTTTTGGGACGATCTTTGGATTGGTCAGGAACCTTTAAAAGTGAAGTTTCCCTCCTTGTACGTACATATTAGTAAGGAGAAAGGGGGATTCGGTAGCCAAAGTGGTAAGCATGACCCCTTTGAACATATCATTTAGAAGGACGTTATTAGTCGGTGAAAGGTTGGATGATTGGTTGAATTTGGTCTCCTTAGTTGTGCCCTTCCATTTGAATGAGAATAAGGATAGATTTCTGGCGGTCGAGGAAATGGTGAATTTTTTACTCAATCTTTATGTGGGGAGATCATGAAGAAAGAGACAAATGGTGGGAAAGATGTTATGGAAGGCAAAGCTCCCAATAAAAATAAAGATTTTCCTCTGATATTTAAAAGAGAGGTCGTACTTACAAAAGATAACTTGTTAAAAAGGGGTGGAAAGGGAACGCTAGATTTAGCTTTTGTGGTTCAAAGGATACAGTGAAACATCTCTTTTTCGAGTGACGTATGGCAATATTCTTGTGGAATGCATTTTCATCACTTTCAACTTTCAACCACCCAAAAATAATATTCATATGTTTGGCTCATGGCTTAGGAATTTTATTCCAAATTTGAGAAGCCAAAAAATGGTGAGTGTGCCAGCGATGTGCTAGGCTTTGTGGTTGAATAGAAATGATACAATGTTCGATAAGAAAAATTCTAACTCCTTGCATGTAATTTTCAGAGGAACTTACTGGATCAAGCAATGGTCCCAGTTATCTAAGAGGAAGAGATACTTGTGCTGAAGAATGGATGCATATGTTTGGAGGTTATGATGTTAGAGGTTTTTGGAAGAGCGGGTTGGAAGCAACAGAGGGGTCTAGAGATATAAGTGTCTTTGTTTTTTTATGTTTTGTGATGACTTTGTTGTGTGTGCTCTACGAAATGGAGAGTATCATTTGGACCATTTTTAATGATTGGTTGTATCCATTCACTAGTGAACGTTGGAAGGGAATACTTTATTCCTTAATCTAAAAAACAAATAGATATAGGGGAGATACAAGGGTCACCTCTACATTCCTAAAAGAACAATTTTCTAGTATGTATAATGCAGTTAGTTACCCTCACGCTACTGTGGAGCAGTCATGAATCAAACAccttttaggccctgtttgggacAGTTTCTCCACCGGCTTTAGGAGCCGTTTTGTGCCAAACAGGATAAAACAAAACGGCTTTACCAGAAAGCCCTTTAAATCGTGCTCCCACATAGGCTCGAGGTGGGATGGAGCTGAAAATAGTGGATTCACCCAACTTCACCTCGTCCTTGTGGGCCCTACATTGAGTTCTATGAGATCAATTCACGAAGTTGTAAAAAATCCAGACAAAGTTTTCGGTGGTTTAAATAATTTTTGTTTAGCCCCCTCCGGAATTTGTGTTAGAACCAGTATGTCTCGCAGGTGCTAGTCCGATGGATCATAGGCCAGTCTCGGTGAGAGTTTCATatgagtttcatttgcattaaaTAGGTTGCCACATAGGCATTTTTTATGACATGGCATtgtatttaagaagagagaagaaatgagtttcatctagatgaaactctcttggcacgattaccaactctctatAAGTCTTGAAATTAAATGCCTATGAAACCATAGaatgaaactctccattgagagtgggtgtttcatccaagtttcatttcattttgtATGACATAGTAGCCTTGGAACAACGCCATAAAACTCTCCATTGAAACTAGCCTAACCGTCCAGAAACGCCGCTCAGCAGTTGTTGAGGGTCGTCTTTTTGTCTTTCTTAACCGATGATCCAGTGTCTATGTAATGGTGTGGGGGTGGGAGGGGGGGGGTCGGGTCTACGTATGACTCTCCCTTTCTtctattaatacaatgatacgtagCTCTCCTGTGCGTTCGAGAAAAAAAGTTGCCGAGGCACTAACAGGGCCATGTACAATGACGTGCCAACTACAACCAGCGAGCTATTGATGGATCAATCGATAGTCATGGTAGCTGCCTGCCTCCACTAGCTAGCTATGCATACACAGGTACTTAGTAGTTTAATTTCTATCATGTATAATTGTTCTTTGATCTTTCTGGAGAGCTCATTATTGAAGCTATAGGTACCAGCAGCttaataattatatatataattgCCGTCTTGGATTCAAGGTCAACATTAGCAACAGCTGACACGCCGTATGTTTGGCAGCAAAGGAAGCAATGAAGAATTCAATGGAGTAACAGCGGCTGCTCAACAACCTGATGATACTCTATAAAGTAGCTATAGCTTGAGTAGCTACTAAACTTACTGAATTAGCAACTCAGTGTATGTAGTAGATCCCAGAAGGaacacatatacatatttgcaGACCAGGGGAGTACACATAAGAAAGTTTAATCATATATATATGATGAACAACAACTATTTGATCAACTATATATGTGCGAATGAAAAATCCATACAAATTACAACAACTTGAGGAACATGTTgacatagattttttttttttttgcaggtttaCCGAATTCCACTGAATCACTGGTCACAAAAGTAAAGTAATCCTTGTCCCTCTACACTCTACATAGAGTTAGGCAGAAGTAGAGGTGACTCAAAGGTAGCTGAGTTTTCCCGGCCGGCCCTTGCGTTCATATATTCATCTGGATGCATCCTCTAGTTACACATATACCACCGCTCTCATCTTTTCCCATCCAcacaaacaaaataaaaaaaaaccaaCAAACAGCAACAACAAAACTAAACGAAAAAAACTAGTGTAGCTAGCTTATGTATATATCTGATCTTCTTATTACGAAAATAAAAGAGTTTCTTCAATTTCAGCCCCGGTTGAAAGACTTGAAGCTCTGACCTCCGAATGGGATTTTGCACAGGGAGCTTGCATTTGCATTGACGGATGGCGAGACACGATGGTGTACATATATGTGTGGTAGATGGAAAGctattagtagtagaagaagaGACTGTGATGCTCGCGATTTTATATAAACTGATGAGAACTGACTGATGACTGATGCTGAGAAGTTGAGACGTCAGACGTCGACGATGCACGGTGCTGCGCGCTGGAACTTGAAGTAGCCGAGCCCCCCACCGGCGTTGGAGCCGTAGCTTCCGTGTCCGTCGTTGACGGTGAGCAGCGCGGGGCACCGGACCCTGAGGTGGTAGTGGCTGGTGATGAACGCCCCGGCCTTCCACCGGATCCATCCATCGACGCGGATGGTGACGAGCAGGTACCCCGCCGTCTCGTCCTGCGTGAGCGCGGTGGCGAGGTAGACCGGCAGCGGGACGTTGGAGCCGGAGAGGAACGGCGCCCAGACGGTGGCGTCGTTGGGCGGCTGGAAGAAGGGCGGCAGCGAAGTGGGCACGGTGATCTGCATCGCCCGGTACTCGGCGTACACGTCGGCGCTGTCGTAGTAGATGCCGACGCGGTCGTTGGTGTTGCGCGACGCCAGCGTAACCTGCATGGTGACGGTGAGGTAGGAGGCGGAGCTGACGTTGATGCACACGATGCTCACGTCGTTGAGGAAGAACCGGGGCTTCGTCGGGCGCAGGACCAGCCACACGATGAgcacgatgaggaggaggagcaggatgaTGCCCACCAGGGCGGCGCAGAAGCGGCGGTACAGACGCTGCCGCTCGCAATCCTTGTGCTGGTCGCAGTACTTGATCGACATTTCTgatgctttcttcttcttcttctttctttttcttctttttgattTGCGCTACACTCCACCTATATACTCCTGTAGTAGACAGCTGTTTGTTTCTGCTTGCttgctatcttcttcttcttcttctagttgcTGAAAGCTGAATGAAGTATGGAAGTATGATTGCACTGCAGAGAAGAGGCCAAGCAAGGAAGTATGGAAGGGAAGGCTGGTTTTGCTTTGCCAACTATGGGGGCAGCTCGCCTCGCTCACTCAGTGacaagagaagagagaagagcagAGGGGCAACGCAACAACTAACAataaggaaggaaggaaggaactCGAAAGAAATAAGCAAGGTGTAGTGTTTATAAGCCAGTCAGACCCAGACGTGCTATAAGCTAGTACTAACTAACTAGTACGACTTACAATTCTTACAATTGTACTCCATCGATTATATATATCTGTACGGACTTGCTCAAGACTTGGGCTCCAAAAAGGACGCTCATCATTCAGAACTCTgaagagaagaagaaaaggcTCTGATCCATCCTGATAGCGTACAGGCCATTCTGAATGTGCACCGTACCGCAGTACCGAGGGAGGAAGCGAAAGCAGGGGTACATAGCTCACAAATGAAGCATCTTTCATGTGATCCAAGCTGACTTATACGTTTGTCGCTGAAATTACAAGCTACTACTTCATTTAATTTACTGACTGAAGAAATTAAGACCGATCGATGATATGATTCCATATCCATCAATAATTCAATTCCTTGGCTTGACGACGCCGGTCGCCGGTCCATCGCATCGTGTGATGATGCCGCTGTCCGCTATTATTTTCCCTCTCGCATGGAACATACCATGTGACTTGCATCCAGCTGATGCGATGCGACATCCCAAGTTCACAATTCTTTCATTCCCCAACAGGTACATGTCTGCATATACTACTGCTACTTTTGTTCAGCAGAGCAATCATGCATGCAAAGGATTCAACAACAGCTGAACCAACAAAATTAACAATATACAAAATATATTATTGTAACTGCATAATGGCCACAAATAAATTTTACTTCATGTATACCAAGCAGCTAGCACTACTAGTAATCCTTGTTTGGAGAGGGATTATAATATCCAGCACTAGCCATTATAGTATATGTAATATCTCTGTCCATGAGCATAGTGCTGTATATCTAGAGAGAGCTTTTACTTGTGCCCTACAGGGAACAACACTCAGCTTGGAAAGTTGAAAGAGCAGTGGAGGCGGCAGGTGAGGTGTCCACGTCGATCACCATGCAGCCTGCCCGCCTGTGCCTGGGGGTCAGTTTCAGAGCATCAGTCCACATATCTCCACAtcaatttctttctttctttcctttccgTCGTAAAAGAACAAATAGAAAGATAGACAAATTAAAGGCTAGAGGCTGAGCCATGCTTCTTCCCCATCACCTTATCTTACTCGCACCATATACGTTTTTCAATCAATTTCTGAGCCAAAAAGAAAACGTACAAAGCATGTATATAAATATATGCGCACTTAAATCGTGTTCCTCTTCTCTTCTCAGAAGTCAGGACTCAGGAAACGACACTAGCAGATGGAGTTTTGTTTGGGTGCTTCTCTTAATCCCTTGCAATGCCTTAATATGATGCCAACTCAAAGTGTGATTCAGCAAAAGTTCAGTTTAGTTTAACATGATATGGTGTGGACCTATGGTTGGTTGGTGGCACATCATGTTCAAGAGACAGCAGCCTTGGCACTAGCTGACGCTCAGGAAAAACATcatgttcggctggtgctgatacgatcgtatacgatcgtggattattactgctggctggtttggtgtgagataaaaatactgttctggctagaaatttacgatcgtttacgaccaagtgaACAGGCTTTGAGGAGTCCTGGTGCCACGCAACGACTTGGCCAGGATGCCAGGCATTGATCTCAACCCTAG encodes:
- the LOC136476561 gene encoding NDR1/HIN1-like protein 1; this encodes MSIKYCDQHKDCERQRLYRRFCAALVGIILLLLLIVLIVWLVLRPTKPRFFLNDVSIVCINVSSASYLTVTMQVTLASRNTNDRVGIYYDSADVYAEYRAMQITVPTSLPPFFQPPNDATVWAPFLSGSNVPLPVYLATALTQDETAGYLLVTIRVDGWIRWKAGAFITSHYHLRVRCPALLTVNDGHGSYGSNAGGGLGYFKFQRAAPCIVDV